One segment of Dolichospermum sp. DET69 DNA contains the following:
- a CDS encoding Mu transposase C-terminal domain-containing protein, with translation MDEIPIFNQDNESLPFDDNNDLAEIQNDEPEETNVIITELSAEAKLKMEVIQGLLEPCDRKTYGQKLRVAAEKLGKTVRTVQRLVKKYQQDGLSAIVDTERNDKGSYRIDPEWQKFIISTFKEGNKGSKKMTPAQVAIRVQVRAGQLGLEDYPSHMTVYRVLNPIIERQEQKQKVRNVGWRGSRVSHKTRDGQTLDVHHSNHVWQCDHTKLDVMLVDQYGEPLSRPWFTKITDSYSRCIMGIHLGFDAPSSQVVALALRHAILPKQYSAEYKLHCEWATYGVPENLFTDGGRDFRSDHLKQIGFQLAFECHLRDRPSEGGIEERSFGTINTEFLSGFYGYLGSNIQERSKTAEEEACLTLRELHLLLVRYIIDNYNQRLDARTKEQSRFQRWEAGLPALPKIVKERELDVCLMKKTRRSIYKGGYLSFENILYRGDYLAAYAGESVVLRYDPRDITTVWVYRIDKGKEELLSAAHALDWETEQLSLEEAKAASQKVRSVGKTLSNKSILAEIHDRDTFIKQKKKTQKERKKEEQAQVHPVYESINLSDTELVETPEETPKTQAPQSRRPRVFNYEQLRQDYDE, from the coding sequence ATGGATGAAATACCTATCTTCAATCAAGACAACGAATCTCTGCCATTTGATGACAACAATGATTTGGCAGAAATTCAGAATGATGAGCCAGAAGAAACAAACGTAATTATTACAGAACTTTCGGCTGAAGCAAAACTCAAGATGGAAGTGATTCAAGGTCTACTTGAACCATGTGATCGCAAAACCTATGGTCAGAAATTAAGAGTAGCAGCAGAAAAACTGGGTAAGACTGTCAGAACTGTCCAGCGTCTAGTTAAGAAGTATCAACAAGACGGTCTATCTGCAATTGTTGACACTGAGAGAAATGATAAAGGCAGTTATCGGATAGACCCTGAGTGGCAAAAATTTATTATCAGCACTTTTAAAGAAGGTAATAAGGGTAGTAAAAAAATGACTCCGGCTCAAGTAGCAATCAGGGTACAAGTCAGAGCAGGACAGCTAGGTTTAGAAGATTACCCCAGTCACATGACAGTTTACAGAGTTCTTAACCCTATTATTGAGCGTCAAGAGCAAAAACAGAAAGTACGGAATGTTGGATGGCGGGGGTCACGAGTATCCCACAAAACTCGTGATGGGCAAACCTTAGATGTACATCATAGTAATCATGTTTGGCAGTGTGATCATACAAAACTAGATGTCATGTTGGTTGATCAATATGGTGAGCCTTTGTCTCGCCCTTGGTTCACCAAAATTACAGATAGTTACTCTCGTTGTATCATGGGTATTCATTTGGGCTTTGATGCACCAAGTTCTCAAGTGGTAGCCCTAGCATTACGCCATGCTATTTTGCCAAAGCAGTATAGTGCGGAATACAAACTTCATTGTGAATGGGCAACTTATGGTGTACCTGAAAATCTTTTCACTGATGGTGGCAGAGATTTTCGCTCAGACCACTTAAAACAGATTGGTTTCCAATTAGCCTTTGAGTGTCATCTGCGAGATCGCCCCAGTGAAGGTGGTATTGAAGAACGTAGTTTTGGCACTATCAATACAGAATTTCTCTCTGGTTTCTATGGTTATCTAGGCTCTAATATTCAGGAACGGTCTAAGACGGCAGAAGAAGAAGCTTGCTTAACTTTACGGGAACTACACCTATTATTAGTTCGCTACATTATTGACAACTATAATCAGCGTCTTGATGCACGTACAAAAGAGCAATCAAGATTTCAAAGATGGGAAGCAGGATTACCTGCTCTACCCAAAATTGTGAAGGAGCGCGAATTAGATGTCTGTTTGATGAAAAAAACTCGACGCAGTATTTACAAAGGTGGATATCTCAGCTTTGAAAATATTCTGTATCGAGGAGACTACCTAGCAGCTTACGCTGGAGAAAGTGTTGTACTCAGATATGATCCCAGGGATATTACAACTGTTTGGGTTTATCGAATAGATAAAGGGAAGGAAGAGCTTCTTTCTGCTGCTCATGCGTTGGATTGGGAAACAGAGCAATTATCTTTAGAAGAGGCTAAAGCTGCTAGTCAAAAAGTGCGTTCTGTGGGTAAAACACTCAGCAATAAATCCATTTTGGCAGAGATACACGATAGAGATACTTTCATCAAGCAAAAGAAAAAGACTCAGAAGGAACGCAAAAAAGAAGAACAGGCTCAAGTTCATCCTGTTTATGAATCCATCAATCTCAGTGATACAGAACTGGTAGAAACTCCAGAAGAAACGCCTAAAACCCAAGCACCACAATCTCGAAGACCTAGAGTTTTCAACTATGAACAACTACGTCAAGACTATGATGAGTAG
- a CDS encoding TniB family NTP-binding protein, whose translation MKDDYWQKWVQNLWGDEPIPEELQPEIERLLAPSIVELEHIQKIHDWLDGLRLSKQCGRIVAPPRAGKSVTCDVYRLLNKPQKRGGKKDIVPVLYMQVPGDCSSGELLVLILEGLKYESTTGKLTDIRRRVQRLLKESKVEMLIIDEANFLKLNTFSEIARIYDLLRISIVLVGTDGLDNLIKKEPYIHDRFIECYRLPLVSEKRFAELVKIWEEEVLCLPLPSNLTRNETLLPLYQKTSGKIGLVDRVLRRASILALRKGLKKIDKETLTEVLDWFE comes from the coding sequence ATGAAAGACGATTATTGGCAGAAATGGGTACAAAATTTATGGGGAGATGAACCAATTCCAGAGGAATTACAGCCAGAAATTGAACGTCTTCTGGCTCCCAGTATTGTGGAATTAGAGCATATACAAAAAATCCATGATTGGTTAGATGGTTTGCGTCTTTCCAAACAATGTGGTCGAATTGTTGCACCTCCACGAGCAGGTAAGTCGGTTACTTGTGATGTGTATAGACTATTAAATAAGCCACAAAAAAGAGGAGGTAAAAAAGATATTGTACCTGTTTTGTATATGCAAGTTCCAGGAGATTGCTCATCGGGTGAATTATTAGTTCTTATCCTGGAAGGTTTGAAATATGAGTCAACTACCGGAAAACTTACTGACATCAGAAGACGGGTACAAAGACTACTCAAAGAATCCAAGGTAGAAATGCTAATTATTGATGAAGCAAATTTTCTCAAGTTGAATACTTTTAGTGAAATTGCCAGAATTTACGACTTGCTGAGAATTTCCATTGTTCTTGTTGGTACGGACGGTTTGGATAATCTAATTAAAAAAGAGCCTTACATTCATGATCGATTTATTGAATGTTATAGATTACCATTAGTATCAGAGAAAAGATTTGCTGAATTAGTAAAAATTTGGGAAGAAGAGGTTTTATGTTTGCCTCTTCCTTCTAATCTCACAAGAAATGAAACTTTATTGCCTTTGTATCAAAAAACAAGTGGAAAAATTGGTTTGGTGGATCGGGTATTGAGAAGAGCTTCAATCTTAGCCTTGAGAAAAGGATTGAAGAAAATAGATAAAGAGACTTTGACTGAAGTTTTAGATTGGTTTGAATAA
- a CDS encoding ATP-binding protein translates to MLNLQTGKVCGIVHLSRDESTDLGGRAVSSQVIQEKFPGIFLQNQQFHQRKPKGENPFEYGLPVPPQRFYGRRKEILDIKNRIGAVSPQCVNLVGLRRNGKSSLLRYIKERINEFCSVQQKPLVVSLDLTNKNFHTPEGLIEGLRRGINKLTCNYPWLREDNEDGFAVEDGLQELLNEGYRLIILLDEFEAIASNQERLMLLYQRVTTGCLSPLQ, encoded by the coding sequence TTGCTGAACTTACAAACAGGAAAAGTTTGTGGTATTGTACATCTTTCTCGTGATGAAAGTACCGATTTAGGAGGACGTGCGGTTTCATCCCAAGTTATTCAAGAAAAGTTTCCAGGTATTTTCCTCCAGAATCAACAATTTCATCAGCGAAAGCCGAAGGGTGAAAATCCATTTGAATATGGTCTTCCTGTGCCTCCACAACGTTTTTACGGACGGAGAAAGGAAATTTTAGATATTAAAAATCGTATTGGTGCAGTTAGTCCCCAATGTGTAAATTTGGTGGGTTTGCGACGCAATGGTAAATCTTCCCTACTGCGATATATCAAAGAAAGAATCAACGAATTTTGTTCAGTGCAACAAAAGCCGTTAGTTGTTTCCTTAGATTTAACAAATAAAAATTTTCATACTCCAGAAGGGCTGATTGAAGGTTTAAGGCGAGGGATTAATAAACTAACGTGTAATTATCCTTGGTTAAGGGAAGATAATGAGGATGGTTTTGCAGTAGAAGATGGTTTACAAGAGTTGCTAAATGAAGGGTATCGTTTAATTATTTTATTGGATGAATTTGAAGCGATCGCTAGTAACCAAGAAAGATTAATGCTCTTGTATCAGCGAGTAACAACTGGGTGTTTATCTCCTCTACAGTAA
- a CDS encoding ATP-binding protein, with protein sequence MTEFYQVLGGSVPKLLGREKVLASLESHLLKPTPDHVSVIGFARYGKSVLLNHLADKYRDRNDYFTTALYIDFRHTTPTTDEEFRHCFAKGVKSTIEPFRPEVAEYIELTDSSSIHELLDFAFAELDRNGDSLLAVLDGFDHVLAASAITRMLWDNMRTLALHSSLTLVTGSRRPLRELCASEESQSSDFWEIFYDTPLEISKLEDSDWEGFLEPMLEKKITIESAAKEEIVIWTGGVPLLAAALMRDLFQETAEGSTLSNIDVERIAEKMVVSQSNFLLALWDDCSDEMKSDLASAAERGIPQNQLPHSRKSELEKRGFLQATGGTLKPACKIIKEYARLRTPGVNDLYRLFGMGNAFDENIPGTLGLRFAQISQVDPALSNYVRMAIRDLSPSPEGSLVWMRNIAKRSLQLIWEKELPRDRSIPQNWINEWQRSGEWRDGLLDSGRLLPVSDGRQCSILRLATGTQDSHPVTKYITKTTYVLVNHIKSIGDFGQHRENQDFVNIGTAASFCMSAIALCESLYNDLNRP encoded by the coding sequence ATGACTGAGTTTTATCAAGTGCTGGGTGGGAGTGTTCCAAAACTGTTGGGGCGGGAAAAAGTGCTGGCAAGCTTAGAAAGCCATTTGCTTAAGCCAACGCCTGATCATGTATCAGTTATTGGGTTTGCTCGTTATGGAAAAAGTGTATTACTTAATCATTTGGCAGATAAGTACCGTGACAGGAATGACTATTTTACAACTGCTTTATACATTGATTTCCGTCACACAACACCCACAACTGATGAGGAGTTCAGACACTGTTTTGCTAAGGGTGTTAAATCAACTATCGAGCCATTTAGACCAGAGGTGGCAGAGTATATCGAATTGACAGACAGTAGTAGCATTCATGAACTACTGGATTTTGCATTTGCGGAATTAGACAGAAATGGGGATAGCCTGCTTGCTGTTCTAGATGGATTCGATCACGTTCTTGCTGCTTCTGCTATTACCAGAATGCTGTGGGACAATATGCGAACGCTGGCACTTCACTCCAGTTTGACTCTGGTTACAGGTAGTCGTCGTCCTCTTCGCGAACTTTGTGCTTCTGAGGAATCGCAATCCTCGGACTTTTGGGAAATTTTTTATGATACGCCTTTAGAAATCAGCAAGCTTGAAGATTCTGACTGGGAAGGGTTTCTAGAACCCATGCTAGAGAAAAAAATTACAATTGAATCTGCGGCAAAAGAAGAAATTGTTATCTGGACTGGAGGAGTTCCCCTACTTGCTGCTGCACTGATGCGTGACCTTTTTCAAGAAACTGCTGAAGGTTCTACGCTATCGAATATTGATGTTGAGCGCATTGCTGAAAAAATGGTTGTTAGTCAGTCCAACTTCTTATTAGCACTGTGGGATGACTGTAGCGATGAAATGAAGAGTGATTTAGCTTCGGCTGCGGAACGAGGAATTCCTCAAAATCAATTACCGCACAGCAGAAAATCTGAATTAGAAAAAAGAGGTTTTCTCCAAGCCACGGGAGGCACTTTAAAACCAGCTTGTAAGATTATTAAGGAGTATGCTCGCCTAAGAACTCCAGGAGTTAACGATCTTTATCGCTTGTTTGGTATGGGTAATGCCTTTGACGAAAATATTCCAGGCACACTCGGACTGCGATTTGCACAAATTTCACAGGTTGATCCAGCCCTCAGCAACTATGTACGCATGGCTATTCGAGACTTATCTCCATCACCTGAAGGCTCACTCGTTTGGATGCGAAATATTGCAAAACGGTCACTGCAATTAATTTGGGAAAAGGAATTACCTCGCGATCGCTCAATTCCTCAGAACTGGATAAACGAATGGCAGCGATCCGGTGAGTGGAGAGATGGTTTGTTGGATTCTGGTAGGCTGCTTCCTGTAAGTGATGGAAGGCAATGTAGCATCTTGCGCCTTGCAACTGGTACACAAGATTCCCATCCTGTTACCAAGTACATTACCAAAACCACTTATGTCTTAGTTAATCATATTAAGTCCATTGGTGACTTTGGACAACATCGAGAAAACCAAGATTTTGTAAATATAGGAACTGCTGCCTCTTTTTGCATGAGTGCGATCGCTCTTTGCGAAAGCCTGTACAATGACCTGAATCGCCCATAA